Proteins encoded together in one Rhizobium bangladeshense window:
- a CDS encoding aldo/keto reductase: MLTKTASPTKITLWNGREIPRLGMGCWAIGGPFFAGDTPLGWGEVDDNESVEAIHRAIALGIRFFDTASNYGAGHSEEVLGRAVGNRDDIIVATKFGFATDPATKQATGAFADEAFIRHSVETSLRRLKRDRLDLLQFHLNDFPLEQSDAVFDTLEALRAEGKIDAFGWSTDFPDRAARHAGRNGFVSVQHTMNVFEPVPEMIAVIEQNRLISINRGPLAMGLLTGKFSADKAVGAKDVRGAALDWMVYFKDGRMAPEFAARLDAVRGLLTSGGRTLTQGALAWLLARSPRTFPIPGFRTVAQVEENAGALDKGPLPAEVMAAIDAALARE, encoded by the coding sequence ATGCTGACCAAGACCGCATCACCGACGAAGATCACGCTCTGGAACGGCCGCGAAATTCCGCGCCTCGGCATGGGATGTTGGGCAATCGGCGGCCCTTTCTTCGCCGGTGACACGCCGCTCGGCTGGGGCGAAGTCGACGACAATGAATCCGTCGAGGCGATCCATCGCGCAATCGCACTCGGCATCCGCTTCTTCGACACTGCCTCGAATTACGGCGCCGGCCATTCGGAGGAGGTTCTCGGCCGGGCGGTGGGCAATCGTGACGACATCATCGTCGCCACCAAATTCGGCTTCGCGACCGACCCGGCGACGAAACAGGCAACCGGCGCCTTCGCCGATGAGGCTTTTATTCGCCACTCGGTCGAGACGTCGCTGCGCCGTCTCAAGCGCGACCGCCTTGATCTCCTGCAGTTTCACCTCAATGATTTTCCGCTGGAACAGTCGGATGCCGTCTTCGATACGCTGGAGGCGCTACGCGCCGAAGGCAAGATCGACGCATTCGGCTGGAGCACCGATTTCCCCGATCGGGCCGCCCGGCACGCCGGCCGCAACGGCTTTGTCTCGGTCCAGCATACGATGAACGTCTTCGAGCCGGTGCCGGAAATGATCGCGGTCATCGAGCAAAATCGCTTGATATCGATCAATCGCGGTCCCCTGGCCATGGGGCTGCTCACTGGCAAGTTCAGCGCCGACAAGGCAGTGGGCGCCAAGGATGTCCGCGGCGCGGCGCTCGACTGGATGGTCTATTTCAAAGACGGGCGAATGGCTCCGGAATTTGCCGCAAGGCTCGATGCGGTCCGCGGTCTCCTGACGTCGGGCGGCCGCACGCTGACGCAGGGGGCGCTTGCGTGGCTCCTGGCGCGGTCGCCGCGCACCTTCCCCATTCCGGGCTTCCGCACAGTCGCCCAGGTCGAGGAAAATGCCGGCGCGCTGGATAAGGGACCATTGCCGGCCGAAGTCATGGCCGCGATCGATGCCGCACTTGCTCGCGAATAA
- a CDS encoding MOSC domain-containing protein — MHISDLFIYPLKSARGIALPAAEIDAYGLAGDRRAMITDPQGHFITQRELPDLARIEIRPETGTFRLLMEGKPELSVPPPRPESRMDVTVWKSTVCAAVADPHSNGQLSEWLGREVRLVFFDGQARRTANAEWAGEGTPVTFSDGYQILVTTTGSLKALNADLTAHGEGSVGMERFRPNIVIDTEEAWPEDHWAVIEIAGVRFDLVKPCSRCIMTTQDQLTGSREGPNPMPAMGRIRMSADRRVPGPLFGWNVTPRGSGRITIGDTVKILEERPEGWALKVRARA, encoded by the coding sequence ATGCATATCAGCGACCTCTTCATCTACCCGCTCAAGAGCGCCCGCGGCATTGCTTTGCCTGCCGCCGAGATCGACGCCTATGGGCTTGCCGGCGACCGGCGGGCGATGATCACCGACCCGCAGGGTCACTTCATCACCCAGCGCGAACTGCCGGATCTCGCGCGCATCGAGATCCGGCCGGAAACCGGCACCTTTCGTCTGCTGATGGAAGGAAAGCCCGAACTGTCGGTGCCCCCGCCTCGGCCAGAGAGCCGTATGGATGTGACCGTGTGGAAATCGACCGTCTGTGCTGCCGTCGCCGACCCCCACAGCAACGGGCAGCTTTCCGAATGGCTTGGCCGCGAGGTGCGGCTGGTCTTCTTCGACGGGCAGGCACGGCGGACGGCGAATGCCGAATGGGCCGGCGAAGGCACGCCGGTCACCTTTTCCGACGGCTACCAGATCCTGGTAACGACGACGGGTTCGTTGAAGGCGCTGAATGCCGATCTCACCGCGCATGGCGAAGGTAGCGTCGGCATGGAAAGATTCCGTCCGAACATCGTCATCGACACCGAAGAGGCCTGGCCGGAGGACCACTGGGCGGTGATCGAAATCGCCGGCGTCCGTTTTGATCTCGTTAAACCCTGCTCCCGCTGCATCATGACGACGCAGGACCAGCTCACCGGTTCCCGCGAGGGGCCGAACCCAATGCCGGCCATGGGCCGCATCCGCATGTCTGCCGATCGGCGTGTGCCCGGGCCGCTCTTCGGCTGGAACGTCACGCCGCGCGGCAGCGGACGGATCACAATAGGTGACACCGTCAAGATTCTTGAAGAGCGGCCGGAAGGCTGGGCACTGAAGGTTCGCGCGCGGGCCTGA
- a CDS encoding putative bifunctional diguanylate cyclase/phosphodiesterase yields the protein MKAEALFWRQCTEAVMADGSIDAQRLMELVIATYRSHESDNEAIERSAEALLRENQTLRGNLSALSQAFDGQKKLFEIVLNNLPLGLSVFDASQRLTLYNVRFPQLFGLTPEDIAAGTTIAELIGKMRGKESNASRSVRQTARPSLAKAGSSIRRREWLMHDGRIVQSVVTILSDGSSIAIHADITEDRKAAERITYLAHHDPLTDLPNRMYFREQIDAALAERKPHEQIALVHLNLDRFKSINNTIGVSVGDKILQQVAERIRVSAGPENTLARLGSDEFAILQTGKQQPWNAAALAEQIRRQLSEPFLNGEKQVELSVSMGIAIAPENGEETDILLKNAGVALSHAKADGRKRERFFTGEMEAQMQLRHALEADLRAAVENEEFELHYQPLYDLAERRICGFEALLRWNHPVRGRVPPMDFIPLAEEVGLVVDIGRWVLRQACRDAAQWPESIKVAVNVSAIQFRSSDLTQDVSQALAAAALSPSRLELEITESVLMENLNEVLPILHALKERGIRISMDDFGTGYSSLSYLSSFPFDKIKIDKSFVNDIVDNKEAHAIMRAIILLGDALGMRVTVEGVETAAQLTLLECEECDEIQGYHISPPRPVRDVPHLLSLPPKGNGATAFPAFQH from the coding sequence ATGAAGGCTGAAGCGCTCTTCTGGCGGCAATGCACAGAGGCTGTCATGGCCGATGGATCAATCGACGCGCAGCGTCTGATGGAACTGGTGATCGCGACCTATCGCAGCCATGAAAGCGATAATGAGGCAATCGAGAGAAGCGCAGAAGCCCTTCTAAGGGAAAATCAGACACTGAGAGGGAACCTGTCGGCCCTCAGTCAGGCGTTCGACGGACAGAAGAAACTTTTCGAGATTGTTCTGAACAACCTGCCGCTCGGTCTCAGCGTCTTCGACGCCAGCCAGCGGCTGACGCTTTACAACGTCCGCTTCCCTCAACTCTTCGGCCTGACGCCGGAAGATATCGCTGCGGGCACGACGATCGCCGAACTCATCGGCAAAATGCGCGGCAAGGAAAGCAATGCCTCCAGATCCGTCCGGCAGACAGCACGTCCTTCCCTAGCCAAGGCGGGAAGCAGCATCCGCCGGCGCGAATGGCTGATGCATGATGGCCGCATCGTTCAAAGCGTCGTCACCATCCTCTCCGACGGCAGCAGCATCGCCATCCATGCCGATATCACCGAGGATCGAAAGGCGGCCGAGCGCATCACCTATCTCGCCCATCACGATCCCCTGACCGATCTTCCCAATCGAATGTATTTCCGCGAGCAGATCGATGCGGCGCTCGCCGAGCGCAAGCCGCACGAGCAGATAGCCCTCGTCCATCTCAATCTCGACCGGTTCAAATCGATCAACAACACGATCGGCGTTTCGGTCGGCGACAAGATCCTGCAACAGGTCGCGGAGCGGATCCGGGTCTCGGCCGGCCCAGAAAACACGCTAGCGCGCCTTGGCTCGGACGAGTTCGCCATCCTGCAGACGGGTAAGCAGCAGCCGTGGAACGCGGCGGCGCTGGCCGAGCAGATCCGCCGCCAGCTTTCGGAGCCATTCCTGAACGGCGAAAAGCAGGTGGAGCTCAGCGTCTCCATGGGTATTGCAATCGCTCCGGAGAACGGCGAGGAAACCGATATTCTTCTGAAAAATGCAGGCGTGGCGCTGTCGCATGCCAAGGCGGACGGGCGCAAGCGCGAGCGCTTCTTCACCGGCGAGATGGAAGCGCAGATGCAGTTGCGCCATGCGCTGGAGGCAGATCTTCGAGCCGCCGTCGAGAACGAGGAGTTCGAACTGCATTACCAGCCGCTCTACGATCTTGCCGAGCGGCGGATCTGCGGTTTCGAAGCATTGCTCCGCTGGAACCATCCGGTCCGAGGCCGCGTGCCGCCGATGGATTTCATTCCGCTTGCCGAGGAGGTCGGACTCGTCGTCGATATCGGGCGCTGGGTTTTGCGCCAGGCCTGCAGGGATGCTGCCCAGTGGCCGGAGAGCATCAAGGTCGCGGTCAACGTTTCGGCGATCCAGTTCCGCAGCAGCGATCTGACACAGGACGTCAGCCAAGCGCTTGCCGCCGCCGCGCTGTCGCCTTCGCGGCTCGAACTCGAAATCACCGAGAGCGTCTTGATGGAGAACCTCAACGAGGTGCTGCCGATCCTGCATGCGCTGAAGGAGCGCGGCATCCGCATCTCGATGGACGATTTCGGTACCGGATATTCCTCGCTGAGCTATCTCTCGAGCTTTCCCTTCGACAAGATCAAGATCGACAAATCCTTCGTCAACGACATCGTCGACAACAAGGAAGCGCATGCGATCATGCGCGCAATCATCCTGCTCGGCGACGCGCTCGGCATGCGCGTCACCGTCGAAGGCGTCGAGACGGCCGCCCAGCTGACGTTGCTCGAATGCGAGGAATGCGACGAGATCCAGGGATATCACATCAGCCCACCGCGTCCGGTCCGTGACGTGCCCCACCTTCTCTCCCTGCCGCCGAAGGGTAACGGCGCAACAGCGTTTCCGGCGTTCCAGCACTAA
- a CDS encoding HD domain-containing protein codes for MFEAEAFSPHETLAAALIAHAAEGDDGSHDLAHILRVFRNAMRIHAGEGGDGRVLAAAVLLHDCVAVEKNSPLRAKASALAAEKASAILTELGWSNADIEAAAHAITAHSFSAGVAPQTLEAKILQDADRLDAIGMIGVARCFYIGGRMGSGLYDPLDPAAKNRSLDDKRYAIDHFQTKLFKLAEGFQTETGRRIAAARDKSLRDFLSAFMDEI; via the coding sequence ATGTTCGAGGCCGAAGCCTTCTCCCCTCATGAAACGCTCGCAGCGGCGTTGATCGCACACGCGGCAGAGGGCGACGACGGTTCGCACGATCTTGCCCATATCCTGCGCGTCTTCAGGAACGCCATGCGGATCCACGCGGGAGAAGGCGGAGATGGGCGGGTCCTTGCCGCCGCCGTGCTGCTGCACGACTGCGTCGCCGTCGAAAAGAATTCCCCCTTGCGGGCAAAAGCGTCGGCCTTGGCGGCAGAAAAGGCATCGGCGATTCTAACCGAACTCGGCTGGAGCAACGCCGATATCGAGGCCGCGGCCCACGCCATCACCGCCCATAGTTTCTCCGCCGGAGTGGCGCCGCAGACGCTCGAGGCGAAGATCCTGCAGGACGCCGACCGGCTGGACGCGATCGGTATGATCGGGGTCGCGCGCTGCTTTTATATCGGCGGACGAATGGGTTCAGGTCTCTACGACCCGCTCGACCCTGCCGCCAAGAACCGTTCGCTCGACGACAAGCGTTATGCCATTGACCACTTCCAGACAAAGCTGTTCAAGCTGGCGGAAGGATTCCAGACCGAGACCGGCCGCCGGATTGCGGCCGCGCGCGACAAGAGCCTGCGCGATTTCCTCTCGGCCTTCATGGACGAGATCTAG